The following proteins are co-located in the uncultured Tolumonas sp. genome:
- a CDS encoding flagellar hook-length control protein FliK, producing MSTTPLAVNSGQTTVASVEINTSSNEVQLQTTLQGSANNLRSIDLALKTFLQSLPQETASIPQPVKELIQQLRSLLQQPMPNASSNEPLPRLPSRLQPLINNPLLNEINNQPATTVSINRIQNALNTLNTPIASGNTTIGTTNSSLSPIDSKTVDILNRWLFQLAAPKIMQSGELLTQIKTMSPMPIWLPATTDEWHQYQNSFELLQDSTIQLTQQLQAAIAILPTTSPKSANDASLKTTVETQNENSIFPVQATKISINISTMHQWLFKLFHVQMPSGQLSVQNTNVFLQSGFSNIEAILKTSMQSLPQETTLIPQPVKVMIQQLRSLLEQTISDSSNDPLLQTTLPSRLQPLINNPLLNEINNQPATTISINRIQNALNTLNPPIASGNTTIGTTNSSVSPIDSKTVDILNRWLLQLTAPKIMQSGELLTQIKTMSPMPIWLPATTDEWHQYQNGFESLQDSTIQLTQQLQAAIATLPTTSPISANDASLKTTVVTQNENSILPIQAVSRNDKGNNIAVLQQLLTSLQQALPRLGAPVSTETLPVSLNSAAELLLQQFSSPLQTSDHVRSWMQFLLQPLDSDGAYGKAMQQWLVQLLQFRAKTNQAVQQTKSNTTEQNHLQNQLNALDKLSEQSVESFRMPSQPTPGSNGQIPSLLHFPLPPQNSGEEPGSLNLQRNTREDNERGWNISLSLEPGKLGPIRFQARIALPEITLSIVAEKTATVDLIKQTYPLLEQRFQSLGLTPQTLQIRQGKIKKETSTAPNSSSGFSVKV from the coding sequence ATGTCTACCACACCATTGGCGGTAAATAGTGGCCAAACAACAGTCGCATCAGTTGAAATAAATACCTCATCTAATGAGGTTCAACTGCAAACCACTTTGCAAGGTAGCGCAAATAATCTGCGTAGCATTGATCTAGCCTTAAAGACTTTCCTGCAATCATTACCACAAGAAACCGCGTCCATACCACAACCTGTTAAAGAACTGATTCAACAGCTGCGAAGTTTATTGCAACAGCCAATGCCTAATGCCAGCAGCAATGAGCCACTACCTAGATTGCCAAGCCGTTTACAGCCGCTCATAAATAATCCGTTACTCAATGAAATTAATAATCAACCCGCTACGACTGTCAGCATTAATCGTATTCAAAATGCGCTGAATACACTCAACACCCCTATTGCGTCTGGAAACACAACCATAGGCACAACCAATAGTTCGTTATCTCCTATTGATTCCAAAACAGTCGATATTTTAAATCGCTGGCTGTTCCAGTTAGCAGCACCAAAGATCATGCAGTCAGGCGAATTACTGACGCAAATAAAAACAATGTCACCAATGCCGATTTGGTTGCCCGCCACCACTGATGAATGGCATCAGTATCAAAATAGTTTTGAATTACTACAAGACAGCACAATACAACTTACCCAACAGCTACAAGCAGCGATAGCTATATTGCCAACAACATCGCCTAAATCAGCCAATGATGCCTCACTCAAGACAACCGTTGAGACTCAAAATGAAAATAGCATTTTTCCAGTTCAAGCCACTAAAATAAGCATAAATATATCTACTATGCATCAATGGTTATTTAAACTATTTCATGTCCAAATGCCATCAGGCCAGCTTTCCGTTCAAAATACCAATGTATTTTTACAAAGTGGATTCAGCAATATTGAAGCTATTTTAAAGACAAGCATGCAATCATTACCACAAGAAACAACATTAATACCGCAACCCGTTAAAGTAATGATTCAACAATTAAGAAGTTTATTAGAGCAAACAATTTCTGATTCCAGCAATGATCCTCTGCTACAAACTACATTGCCAAGCCGTTTACAGCCGCTAATAAATAATCCGTTACTCAATGAAATTAATAATCAACCCGCTACAACTATCAGCATTAATCGTATTCAAAATGCGCTGAATACACTCAACCCCCCTATTGCGTCTGGAAACACAACCATAGGCACAACCAATAGCTCGGTATCTCCTATTGATTCCAAAACAGTCGATATTTTAAATCGCTGGCTGCTCCAGTTAACAGCACCAAAGATCATGCAGTCAGGCGAATTACTGACGCAAATAAAAACAATGTCACCAATGCCGATTTGGTTGCCCGCCACCACAGATGAATGGCATCAGTATCAAAATGGTTTTGAATCACTACAAGACAGCACAATACAACTTACCCAACAGCTACAAGCAGCGATAGCTACATTGCCAACAACATCGCCTATATCAGCCAATGATGCCTCACTCAAGACAACCGTTGTGACTCAAAATGAAAATAGCATTTTGCCTATTCAAGCGGTCAGCCGAAATGATAAAGGAAACAACATTGCCGTTCTGCAACAACTACTGACCTCGTTACAGCAAGCTTTACCCCGCTTAGGCGCACCAGTCTCTACGGAAACGTTACCAGTGAGTCTAAACTCAGCTGCAGAGCTTTTATTGCAACAATTTAGCTCGCCGTTGCAAACCAGTGATCACGTTCGTAGTTGGATGCAATTTTTATTACAACCGCTCGATAGTGACGGTGCTTACGGCAAAGCAATGCAGCAATGGTTAGTTCAGTTACTGCAATTTCGCGCAAAAACAAATCAGGCGGTACAGCAAACTAAATCAAACACAACAGAACAAAATCACCTGCAAAACCAGCTAAATGCATTAGATAAACTCAGCGAACAGAGTGTAGAGTCATTTCGAATGCCATCACAACCTACACCAGGTAGTAATGGCCAAATACCGTCTTTATTACATTTCCCCTTGCCCCCACAAAATAGCGGCGAGGAACCTGGTTCACTAAATTTACAGCGAAATACACGGGAAGATAATGAGCGAGGCTGGAATATATCCCTGTCTCTCGAACCTGGTAAATTAGGCCCTATTCGTTTTCAAGCTCGTATTGCCTTACCTGAAATAACGCTCTCGATCGTGGCAGAAAAAACAGCTACTGTGGATTTAATTAAACAAACCTATCCATTATTGGAACAACGCTTTCAATCACTTGGATTAACACCACAAACCTTGCAAATACGTCAGGGAAAAATAAAAAAAGAAACGTCGACAGCGCCTAATTCATCATCCGGATTTTCAGTAAAGGTTTAA
- a CDS encoding DUF2802 domain-containing protein, giving the protein MDYLSQPWLLSLIAVSICMAVGLGVAAFHIRRLYRVQHAMELIVKELIKTRDSSKKKFGELQSVSLGAGQKLIELERKLVALNEVQQEMSVQTPENKLYSRAVKMVELGAGIEEIMQECELPKAEAELLLSLHKHRSGN; this is encoded by the coding sequence ATGGATTATTTATCACAACCTTGGCTTCTTTCATTGATCGCTGTATCAATTTGTATGGCGGTTGGTCTTGGCGTCGCTGCATTTCACATTCGTCGGCTCTATCGTGTCCAACATGCGATGGAGCTGATTGTGAAAGAGCTAATTAAAACCCGTGATAGTAGTAAAAAGAAATTCGGTGAACTTCAATCAGTTTCACTTGGTGCGGGTCAAAAGCTGATTGAATTGGAACGTAAGCTAGTTGCATTGAATGAAGTGCAGCAAGAGATGAGTGTTCAAACGCCAGAAAATAAATTGTACAGCCGTGCCGTTAAAATGGTTGAGTTAGGTGCGGGTATTGAAGAAATTATGCAGGAATGTGAACTTCCGAAAGCCGAAGCTGAGCTGCTCCTTTCGCTGCATAAGCACCGTTCTGGTAATTAA
- a CDS encoding chemotaxis protein CheW, with protein sequence MNQKRNLAQNVAEDEVLQWVTFQLDRETYGINVMQVQEVLRYTDIAPVPGAPDFVLGIINLRGNVVTVIDTRSRFGLEPAEITDNSRIVIIEAEKQVLGIMVDSVAEVVYLRASEIDMAPSVGTEESSKFIQGVSNRDGELLILVDLNKLLSDEEWGELSML encoded by the coding sequence ATGAATCAAAAGAGAAATCTGGCTCAAAATGTTGCCGAAGATGAAGTCCTGCAGTGGGTTACCTTTCAGCTGGATCGCGAAACTTACGGCATTAATGTTATGCAGGTACAGGAAGTGCTGCGTTATACCGATATCGCACCTGTTCCAGGGGCACCGGATTTCGTTCTGGGCATTATTAATCTGCGTGGCAACGTTGTAACTGTTATCGATACTCGCTCACGCTTTGGTTTAGAGCCTGCAGAGATCACGGATAATTCACGTATCGTCATCATTGAAGCTGAGAAACAAGTTTTAGGTATCATGGTTGATAGCGTGGCTGAAGTTGTTTACTTGCGTGCTTCTGAAATTGATATGGCTCCGAGTGTTGGTACTGAAGAAAGTTCTAAATTCATCCAGGGTGTTAGCAACCGCGATGGTGAGTTATTGATTTTGGTTGATTTGAACAAACTGCTCTCTGATGAAGAGTGGGGTGAACTGAGTATGCTTTGA
- a CDS encoding MBL fold metallo-hydrolase, translating to MLQYQIIPVTAFQQNCTLLWCDETHEAALIDPGGDIEKLLQAIGKNNLTLTKLLLTHGHLDHVGGADKLRKRTGCPIIGPHQADAFWLNALPAQSEMFGFAHTDVFTPDHWLTETETVSVGNLELQVLHCPGHTPGHVVFYHADSQLAIVGDVLFNGSIGRTDFPQGNHTDLINAITKKLLPLGDDVKFIPGHGPMSTLGHERVSNPYLCQPVW from the coding sequence ATGCTGCAATACCAGATCATTCCCGTTACCGCCTTCCAGCAAAACTGCACTTTGCTTTGGTGTGATGAAACACACGAAGCTGCGCTCATCGATCCCGGTGGCGATATCGAGAAATTGCTGCAGGCGATCGGGAAAAACAACCTGACATTGACCAAACTGCTGCTGACTCATGGTCATCTTGATCACGTCGGCGGCGCTGACAAACTGCGCAAACGCACCGGTTGCCCGATCATTGGCCCCCATCAGGCTGACGCCTTCTGGTTAAATGCCCTGCCGGCGCAATCTGAGATGTTTGGGTTTGCACATACCGATGTTTTTACACCGGATCACTGGCTCACAGAAACTGAAACCGTGTCAGTTGGCAATCTGGAACTGCAGGTGCTGCATTGCCCTGGGCACACACCAGGCCATGTCGTGTTCTATCATGCAGACAGTCAACTGGCGATCGTCGGAGATGTGCTGTTTAACGGCTCTATCGGCCGGACCGATTTTCCGCAAGGAAACCATACCGACCTGATCAATGCCATCACCAAGAAACTGTTACCGCTCGGTGATGACGTCAAATTCATTCCGGGTCATGGCCCAATGTCCACTCTGGGTCATGAGCGCGTCAGCAATCCATACCTCTGCCAGCCGGTCTGGTAA
- a CDS encoding LysR family transcriptional regulator, protein MDKVLRQFLEVATLKNVTHAANKLCMNQSTLSINIKRLEESLGVPLLIRSSSGVELTEFGHVVLEEARIMQRLHDNTLNKIEFLKERLERELKVGAGHAEWYLFVKDSVRTYRQRHPSANIHTEIGNNLRLMDQLLSGDLDLSVGNEIYGLNRNAGVVFIPLYQTTHKAFVRASHPLALHSCTADDLKDYPAIHLTPNESRYSHVMDELYRQEYGNSVHMKEQIIYSSNTIDACIETLEDTNAVLFFPNSMESYFKSFNIVSLALSETQRMSSIGIYLLRERQDDPQLKDMVQLMRQNFTENQARVK, encoded by the coding sequence ATGGATAAGGTTTTACGGCAATTCCTCGAAGTCGCAACACTCAAAAATGTGACGCATGCTGCAAATAAACTTTGTATGAATCAATCGACTCTAAGTATCAACATCAAGCGGCTGGAGGAGTCATTAGGTGTGCCACTCCTGATCCGTTCTTCCAGTGGCGTCGAGTTGACGGAGTTCGGGCATGTGGTATTGGAAGAGGCGCGTATCATGCAGCGTTTGCATGACAATACGCTGAACAAAATCGAGTTCCTGAAAGAACGTTTAGAGCGGGAATTAAAGGTTGGGGCAGGTCATGCGGAGTGGTATTTGTTTGTCAAAGACAGTGTCAGAACCTACCGGCAACGTCACCCTTCAGCGAATATTCATACCGAAATTGGTAATAATTTGCGGCTCATGGATCAGCTGTTAAGCGGTGATCTGGATCTGTCTGTTGGTAACGAGATTTACGGTCTCAATCGTAATGCCGGAGTGGTTTTCATTCCGTTATACCAAACCACCCATAAGGCATTTGTCAGAGCGAGTCATCCGTTGGCATTACATTCGTGTACTGCAGATGATTTGAAGGATTATCCGGCAATTCACCTGACACCCAATGAAAGCCGCTATTCTCATGTCATGGATGAGTTATACCGGCAGGAATATGGCAATTCCGTGCATATGAAAGAACAAATTATCTATTCCAGTAATACGATTGACGCTTGCATTGAAACATTAGAAGACACCAATGCGGTTTTGTTTTTTCCCAACAGCATGGAAAGCTATTTCAAATCATTCAATATTGTCAGTCTTGCGTTATCTGAAACGCAGCGCATGAGTTCGATAGGTATCTATCTGTTGCGGGAACGACAAGACGATCCGCAACTCAAAGATATGGTGCAGCTGATGCGGCAAAATTTTACAGAAAATCAGGCGAGGGTGAAGTAA
- a CDS encoding alpha-glucosidase yields the protein MTTKIVLIGAGSAQFGYGTLGDIFQSKTLAGSEIVLHDINPKALALTEETARRFIAEQDLPFSISATTNRKDALKGAGFIMISIEVGDRFALWDMDWQLPQQYGIKQVYGENGGPGGLFHSLRIIPPILAICEDIAAICPDAWIFNYSNPMSRICTTVHRKFPQLNFIGMCHEIASLERYLPEILNTQFENLALRAGGLNHFSVLLNANYRDSGKDAYADIRTKAPAYFEKLPGFTDILNYTRKHGKLIETEGATERDAMGGIDSAYPWADRTLFKEILEKFNYLPITGDSHFGEYIRWAYEVSDHRGILDFYAFYRNYLGHIEPKIELKLKERVVPIIEGILTNSGYEEAAVNIPNKGYIRQLPEFISVEVPAIIDSKGIHGIKLDMPAGIGGLLANQVAVHDLTAEAVLNQSRELVIQALLVDSVNDKCRCIPELVDLMISRQSPYLDYLK from the coding sequence ATGACCACCAAAATCGTTCTTATCGGTGCAGGCAGCGCGCAATTTGGTTATGGCACATTAGGCGATATTTTTCAGAGCAAAACACTGGCTGGCAGTGAAATCGTATTGCACGATATCAACCCCAAAGCATTGGCGTTAACCGAAGAGACCGCCCGCCGTTTTATTGCAGAACAAGATTTGCCATTCTCTATCAGTGCGACCACCAATCGAAAAGACGCACTGAAAGGTGCCGGCTTTATTATGATCTCGATTGAAGTAGGTGATCGATTTGCGCTGTGGGATATGGACTGGCAATTACCGCAACAATACGGCATCAAGCAAGTTTATGGTGAAAATGGCGGCCCCGGTGGTTTATTCCATTCTCTGCGTATCATTCCACCTATTTTGGCGATCTGTGAAGACATCGCAGCTATTTGCCCAGATGCCTGGATCTTTAACTATTCCAATCCAATGAGCCGCATTTGTACTACCGTACATCGTAAATTCCCGCAGCTGAACTTCATTGGCATGTGCCATGAAATTGCATCGCTAGAACGTTATCTGCCAGAGATCTTAAATACCCAATTTGAGAATTTAGCGTTGCGGGCTGGTGGGTTGAACCATTTCAGTGTGCTACTGAATGCTAATTATCGCGATTCAGGTAAAGATGCTTATGCTGATATTCGCACTAAAGCACCCGCTTACTTTGAGAAATTGCCGGGGTTTACCGACATCCTCAATTACACCCGTAAACACGGCAAATTAATAGAAACCGAAGGAGCGACTGAACGTGATGCGATGGGCGGCATCGACAGTGCTTATCCTTGGGCAGACAGAACACTGTTTAAGGAAATTTTAGAGAAATTTAACTATCTACCCATCACTGGTGACAGCCATTTTGGTGAATATATCCGCTGGGCTTATGAAGTCAGCGATCACCGCGGCATTCTCGATTTCTATGCGTTCTACCGCAATTACCTGGGCCATATTGAACCGAAAATTGAGCTGAAACTCAAAGAACGGGTCGTTCCGATCATTGAAGGTATTCTCACCAACTCGGGTTATGAAGAAGCCGCGGTGAATATTCCAAACAAAGGCTATATCAGACAATTACCCGAATTTATCTCCGTAGAAGTGCCAGCAATTATCGATAGCAAAGGTATTCACGGCATTAAACTGGATATGCCTGCAGGCATTGGTGGGTTGTTAGCCAATCAGGTGGCCGTGCATGATTTGACCGCCGAAGCGGTGTTAAATCAGTCGCGTGAACTGGTTATTCAGGCATTGTTGGTTGATTCTGTTAATGACAAATGCCGCTGCATCCCTGAGTTGGTTGATCTGATGATTTCACGTCAATCACCCTATCTCGACTATCTGAAATAA
- a CDS encoding VacJ family lipoprotein: MMPIRKLLSVIVCSLFSYTAVASAATVTENSAPTQPDILATHISSDYPSGPGGSTDSFPTFNRAMWWFNYDIMDKHVLRPVVHGYVKWVPTPFRTGVSNFVNNLEEPNNVVNNMLLGEVKHSGASLARFSLNSTVGMLGFFDIATDMGIDRHRMTMSTVLGRAKVTQGPYFMIPVAGPMTLRSGIGRVVDNLYWPYSYMGTSVTIAKFAIDGLDARSKVIDQESIIDNAFDPYITTRDFYLQYEEAKVQGKKAAEMGSATKNDPASDAEVEKYLDEIDK; encoded by the coding sequence ATGATGCCAATTCGAAAACTGTTATCAGTTATAGTCTGTAGCCTTTTTTCTTATACAGCTGTAGCGTCTGCTGCCACAGTTACAGAAAATAGCGCTCCGACTCAGCCAGATATTTTGGCAACACATATTTCTTCTGATTATCCTTCCGGACCTGGTGGTTCAACTGACTCGTTCCCTACATTCAACCGTGCAATGTGGTGGTTTAACTATGACATTATGGATAAGCATGTGTTGCGTCCCGTTGTTCATGGTTATGTGAAGTGGGTTCCAACACCATTCCGTACAGGGGTGAGTAACTTCGTTAACAACTTAGAAGAACCAAATAACGTCGTGAACAACATGTTATTAGGTGAGGTCAAACATTCAGGCGCCAGCTTGGCGCGTTTTTCTCTGAACTCTACTGTTGGTATGTTGGGCTTTTTTGATATTGCAACTGACATGGGAATTGATCGCCATAGAATGACGATGTCGACTGTGCTGGGGCGGGCTAAAGTCACGCAGGGGCCGTATTTTATGATCCCTGTTGCAGGGCCAATGACATTGCGTAGTGGTATCGGTAGAGTAGTTGATAACCTTTACTGGCCGTACAGTTATATGGGCACGTCGGTAACGATCGCTAAATTTGCCATTGATGGTTTAGATGCCCGCTCGAAAGTGATCGATCAAGAATCTATTATTGATAATGCGTTTGATCCTTATATCACTACCCGCGATTTTTATCTGCAGTATGAAGAAGCGAAAGTGCAGGGCAAAAAAGCGGCTGAGATGGGCTCGGCTACAAAAAATGATCCGGCTTCCGATGCTGAAGTTGAAAAGTATTTAGATGAAATTGATAAATAA
- a CDS encoding EscU/YscU/HrcU family type III secretion system export apparatus switch protein, with the protein MPQNTELVGLTYDGDKAPFVSQRASGSAAEQILSLAAEQGMYIHQDPELLERLAILQDGDAIPPALFVVIAEILAYSYVLQGKTPEHWRRADGSTAIDIRR; encoded by the coding sequence ATGCCCCAGAATACAGAGTTAGTAGGATTAACTTATGATGGTGATAAAGCACCCTTTGTTAGCCAAAGAGCCAGCGGATCGGCAGCAGAACAGATATTATCGTTAGCTGCGGAACAAGGTATGTATATACATCAAGATCCAGAATTACTGGAAAGATTAGCTATTTTGCAGGACGGTGACGCAATTCCACCGGCATTATTTGTCGTTATTGCAGAAATCCTGGCTTATTCCTATGTGTTGCAAGGAAAAACACCTGAACATTGGCGCCGCGCTGATGGCAGCACCGCTATCGATATTCGTCGTTAA
- a CDS encoding chemotaxis protein CheW has product MSQASQAKAMQDYFQSLLNDVDTSEVKSDLSETPMVIQPARMAIPEPELPVAEPAVVTQERTLQLNQLLSTVSNVVESHEEPTTITVPAEVESEQPEPVWQNISPEKEFPALFFTVSGITFAVPLTDLGGIHQLQKVTPLFGKPEWFSGVMTHRDTQLNVVDSTRWFMPEQKNNEDYQYLVMLGESQWGIECHTLIGTETLHYDQIKWRDKPGKRPWLAGMVKEKRCALLHVQELLTLLQRGVNIDGQ; this is encoded by the coding sequence ATGAGTCAAGCCTCTCAGGCGAAAGCCATGCAAGACTACTTTCAGTCTTTGCTGAATGATGTTGATACCTCTGAGGTTAAATCAGATCTCTCTGAAACGCCCATGGTTATTCAACCTGCACGAATGGCTATTCCTGAACCAGAACTACCAGTTGCCGAACCAGCGGTTGTCACTCAAGAAAGAACATTACAGCTTAACCAGTTGTTGTCGACAGTGAGTAATGTTGTTGAATCGCATGAAGAGCCAACCACCATTACTGTTCCGGCCGAAGTTGAATCTGAACAACCTGAGCCTGTATGGCAAAATATTTCACCTGAAAAAGAATTTCCTGCGCTGTTTTTTACTGTTTCAGGCATTACCTTTGCTGTGCCACTCACTGATTTAGGTGGTATTCATCAATTGCAAAAGGTAACTCCGCTATTTGGTAAACCAGAATGGTTTTCGGGCGTAATGACACATCGGGATACGCAATTAAATGTTGTTGATAGTACCCGCTGGTTTATGCCTGAGCAGAAAAATAACGAAGATTATCAATATCTAGTCATGTTGGGCGAGAGCCAATGGGGTATTGAGTGCCATACATTGATTGGCACAGAAACCTTACACTATGATCAGATCAAATGGCGTGATAAACCAGGAAAACGTCCTTGGTTAGCAGGAATGGTAAAAGAAAAGCGGTGTGCACTGCTGCATGTTCAGGAGTTGCTCACACTATTACAACGCGGCGTGAATATAGATGGTCAGTAA
- the cobO gene encoding cob(I)yrinic acid a,c-diamide adenosyltransferase produces MEENSERQQRHQARQQRLKEKVDARIAAAQDERGLMIVITGDGKGKSTSGFGTVTRAVGHGLKAGVVQFIKGTWECGERVLLQKAGVEFHVMATGFTWETQNREQDQQAAQLVWQEAKRMLASDDYDVVLLDELTYMAAYHYLDVDEIVAAITNRPLHQHVIITGRGCHRALLEIADTVSEIKNVKHAFDSGIKAQKGIDW; encoded by the coding sequence ATGGAAGAGAACAGCGAACGCCAGCAACGACATCAAGCACGTCAGCAACGTCTAAAAGAAAAAGTAGATGCCCGTATTGCGGCTGCACAGGATGAACGCGGACTGATGATCGTGATCACCGGTGATGGCAAAGGGAAAAGCACTTCTGGTTTTGGCACCGTTACGCGAGCCGTTGGCCATGGCCTGAAAGCTGGTGTAGTGCAGTTTATCAAAGGCACATGGGAATGTGGTGAACGGGTATTATTACAAAAAGCCGGCGTTGAATTTCACGTCATGGCCACCGGCTTTACCTGGGAAACGCAAAATCGTGAACAAGATCAGCAAGCCGCACAACTCGTCTGGCAAGAAGCGAAACGTATGCTGGCCTCTGATGACTATGATGTCGTGTTGTTAGACGAACTAACGTATATGGCGGCTTATCATTATCTGGATGTTGACGAAATCGTCGCTGCCATCACCAATCGTCCGTTACATCAGCATGTGATCATAACCGGTCGTGGCTGTCACCGGGCTTTGTTAGAGATTGCGGACACTGTCAGCGAAATCAAAAACGTCAAACATGCCTTTGACAGCGGAATCAAAGCACAAAAAGGTATCGACTGGTAA
- a CDS encoding ParA family protein, protein MIVWAIANQKGGVGKTTTVVTLAGWLAQQGHRVLLIDTDPHASLTSYMGYDSDELYGTLYELFKAPRQTRGVVGRLTLKTQFENISLVPASITLATLDRTLGTKEGMGLILSRALQSVKDLYDYVLIDSPPVLGVMMINAMAASDRVIVPVQTEFLAQKGLERMIKTFTLMQRTRPGGFRYTIVPTMFDRRTKASVQTLDAIKEVYGDSVWGAVIPVDTKFRDASLLHTPLSVFAPESRGAQAYASLLKYVQQQDKKTKEESEI, encoded by the coding sequence GTGATTGTTTGGGCAATAGCAAATCAAAAAGGCGGCGTGGGTAAAACTACAACTGTAGTGACACTTGCCGGCTGGTTGGCTCAGCAGGGACACCGGGTCTTATTAATTGATACTGATCCACATGCATCGCTAACCAGTTACATGGGGTATGACTCCGATGAGCTTTATGGCACTTTATATGAGTTGTTTAAGGCGCCAAGACAAACTCGAGGCGTTGTTGGCCGACTGACATTAAAAACCCAATTTGAAAATATCTCGCTGGTTCCTGCATCGATTACGCTGGCAACATTAGATCGCACATTGGGAACAAAAGAGGGCATGGGGCTGATTCTGAGTCGCGCCTTGCAAAGCGTTAAAGATCTGTATGATTACGTGCTTATCGATAGTCCTCCTGTTTTGGGGGTGATGATGATAAATGCAATGGCAGCCAGTGATCGGGTTATCGTGCCTGTCCAGACGGAGTTTTTGGCGCAAAAGGGTCTCGAAAGAATGATTAAGACCTTTACCTTAATGCAACGAACTCGCCCCGGTGGTTTTCGTTACACCATTGTGCCAACGATGTTTGATCGTCGGACAAAAGCATCAGTGCAAACATTAGATGCCATAAAAGAAGTGTATGGTGATAGTGTCTGGGGTGCTGTTATTCCGGTTGATACCAAGTTTCGCGATGCAAGTTTATTACATACCCCTTTATCTGTTTTCGCTCCTGAAAGCCGTGGAGCTCAAGCTTATGCTAGTTTGTTGAAATATGTTCAGCAACAGGATAAGAAAACTAAGGAAGAAAGCGAAATATGA
- a CDS encoding flagellar motor protein MotB, whose protein sequence is MARKKKHAEHENHERWLVSYADLLTLLFALFVVLYAFATAKQSESKQLVQALMQSFSDMGYISPSTGNSVMTASPNVMSSGESSEQLSIPASKPTMLVQAPTQGGGGVMDVGASTTVPQPPSKSKGDDKNAGANNPRQTSIAAQMGENSSGAPFDKVRQELRSALQQQIAQGAVSFSETEDWLTIELSSDLVFPAGSSTLLKRSLPVIHNIAAIVKSMNNYIRVRGYTDNTPPTVELYASNWELSAKRAETVLVSLQREGIVPDRMALEAYGEYAPFVSNSTDEGRKRNRKVTIAISKYIREVKALEVIAPVAAVQDTQNAPPVDPDKMKVIQLPDGRFKVESR, encoded by the coding sequence ATGGCCAGAAAGAAGAAGCATGCTGAACATGAAAACCATGAACGATGGTTGGTGTCATATGCTGACTTGCTGACTCTTTTGTTTGCTTTATTTGTGGTTTTATACGCGTTTGCTACAGCTAAACAAAGCGAATCAAAGCAGTTAGTGCAGGCTTTAATGCAGTCATTTTCTGATATGGGCTATATATCACCAAGTACCGGTAATTCCGTTATGACTGCCAGCCCCAATGTGATGAGTAGTGGTGAGTCTTCTGAACAGCTTTCTATTCCTGCCAGTAAACCAACTATGCTCGTTCAAGCGCCGACTCAAGGTGGCGGTGGGGTCATGGATGTTGGTGCATCAACAACGGTTCCTCAACCGCCAAGTAAGTCGAAAGGTGACGATAAGAACGCGGGTGCAAATAACCCTCGTCAAACGTCTATTGCAGCTCAAATGGGCGAAAATAGTTCCGGCGCTCCTTTTGATAAAGTTCGTCAAGAGCTGCGCTCTGCTTTGCAGCAGCAAATTGCGCAAGGTGCGGTGAGTTTTAGTGAGACAGAAGATTGGTTAACGATAGAGCTTAGTTCGGATTTAGTTTTCCCTGCGGGTAGTTCAACACTACTAAAACGTTCCTTACCTGTGATTCATAATATTGCAGCCATTGTTAAATCAATGAATAACTACATTCGTGTCCGTGGCTATACTGATAATACACCACCAACAGTTGAGCTTTATGCATCTAACTGGGAGTTATCAGCAAAACGTGCGGAAACGGTTTTGGTTAGCTTACAACGAGAAGGTATTGTGCCAGATAGAATGGCACTAGAAGCTTATGGTGAATATGCGCCTTTTGTTTCTAATTCTACTGATGAAGGACGGAAACGTAATCGTAAAGTTACCATCGCGATTTCTAAATATATCCGTGAAGTCAAAGCATTAGAAGTCATTGCACCTGTAGCTGCTGTTCAGGATACGCAAAATGCACCACCCGTTGATCCAGATAAAATGAAGGTGATTCAGTTACCGGATGGCCGTTTTAAAGTTGAAAGTCGATAG